Within Pseudomonadota bacterium, the genomic segment CCGACAGGAGGCCTGCATCGCCATCGCCGAGGTGCTGCGGCGATGGCCCAGGGCCGTGCTCCTCGAGGTGCCGCAACGCACCCCCACGGTGGGCTTCCGCCGCCTGCGATCGCTGCGGGTCGGCCTTGACGGACCGAGCGCCTCGGCTGGAGGAACGCGGGTGCGGCTGGCCCGGATCGACGACATGGCCTTCGTGCGTGACCTGGCCGCCCAGAGCGTTCCCTTTGGCATACCGCCCGGGCGCGACGCCCTCGGCGACGAGGTCTCGGCGCATGTGCGCAACAGCTACGCTGACCTCGAGCAGACGTTCAACCAGAGCCCGGACTTCGTCATCTTGATCGCCGAGGAGAGCGGTGAGCGCCTGGGGTACATCATGCTAGACTTCGCCCAGGTGGAGGCCGCCACCGGCGAGCGCCAGTGCTTCATCGTAGACCTGGCGGTGCGGCGAGACGCCTGGGGCCGAGGCACCACCCACCGCCTCATCGAGAAATCGGCCCAGATGACACGAGCTCGTGGACTGAAGTACCTCGTGGGCCACGTGTCGGCCAACAACCGACGCACCCTCGACCTGGCTCTCGGCGATCTCGATTTCACCGTCGAGCGCATGCAGATCGTGAAGCGCTGCGACTGAGAAGGCCACAGGTCGTTCCGTGTCCCCGGCGAGCTCTGGCCATCGCGCCGGGAGGCCCGCATGAGAGGAGCGCGACATGCACCGCCAGAAGCAACCCTGCGGTTCCTACCCACGCACGGCGGTGTGCGCCACACGCGCACCGTGATGCCGCGACGAAAGAGGTGTCTCCATGAAGTCGAAACTCCCGAGCATCGTGCTCGGCCTGCTGATGATCGCAGGCGCAAGCCTCACCGCCCCGACCTTTGCCAAGCCCTCTGCCGCGCCCCCGCCCCCGGACTACTTCCCCATCAAGGACGGCTACTGGTGGAAGTACAAGACCACCAACCTCGACACGAAGGCCAGCAGCGAATGGAAGCTCTCGGTGCTCGGCACCGAGAAGGGCGATGATGGCGCGTCGCTCTCGAAGCTCGAGGTCGACACCGGCAGCATGAAGACCGACGAGTGGTACTCAAAGCCCAAGGGCTGGGTGATGAAGCACCGCATCGAGTACCCGGCGAACAACATGAAGGGCACCTACACGCCCCCCGACAAGTACCTCATGAACCCCCTCACGCCGGGCGCCACCTGGGACTGGTCCGGCAAAGGCATGATGGACGTCGAGGCCAGCCACAAGGACACAGTGAAGGGCGCCGAGACCGTGACGGTGCCCGCAGGCAAGTTCACCTGCATGCGCGTCGACACCGAGACCGTGCAGGGAGGGCAGCCCGTGCACAAGACCTACTGGTACGCCAACTTCATCGGACTGGTGAAATCGCAGACCGAGAGCGGCAACGTGAAGAACCAGTCTGAGCTCGTCGATTACAGCTTCAAGAAGAAGGGCTGAGGCGCGTCGAAAACGCCCGCCTGAGAACGAAGAAGGCGCGGAGCCTCTCGCTCCGTGCCTTCTTCACAAGCCCAAGATGAAACCCAGGCGTGGTCTACTTGTCGTTTCCGAGCGCCATGATGGCCATGCCGGCGAACATGCCGCCGATCATCACCACGGGCCCGTACGGGGTTCCCAGCGCGGGTCCCGCCATGATGCTGCCGAACATGACGCCCATGCCCGCCAGCTGGATGGCCTGGTTCTTGCCCGACTTGCTCGCGGGCTGCGCGCCGCTGAGGCTGACGAGATCGGTGGGCGTGCTGCTGACGGTGGTGTTCGGTGCCGCGCTCGCCGAAGGCGACGCGGTGCGCGCGATGTTCGCGGTGACGGTGGGACGAAGTGCAGACGTGCAGATCATGTTCGTAGACCCTCCAAAGCTTGTTATCCCCTGATGACCCCATCGTAGAGAGACGCACTGGATAAAACCTGAAACGCCGGACCACGCCATCGAAAGGACCCGAAGAGAGATGCCTGATTCGCCCCGCACGCAAGAGCACAGACCGAATGCGCGCTTCTGGCGGCGCCCCCGCCCGACCCAGGTCATCAGCGTCGTGGCCTTGCTGCTGTGCGGCCTCTTGGCTGGATGCGGCGCTGGAGGCGCACTGGGCGGCTTCACCGCAACGGCTCTTGTACCATGGCTCGTCGTGATGAGCCTCACCGGGTTCCTCGTCGGATGCGGCAGCAACGCAGGCAGCAGCAGCAGCGGCTCTCCGCTGACCGAGGCGTCAGCCCTGCGTGGCGTGGCGCTGCGATTCCTGACCTCACCCGCAAAAGCCACGGCCTCTCACACCGAAGCGCTGACGCCCCTCACCCCAGCCCCACAGGTCGCTGTCATCGATTCCGCCGGGCGAATCGTCACCGCTTCTTCCGAGGCCATCACCGTGACGCTGGGCGACAACCCTGGCGGCGCCGTGCTCTCTGGTACCACCACGGTGAACGCGGTGAACGGCATCGCCACGTTCACCGATCTGCGCATCAGCCGCGCCGCTGTGGGATACACCCTCATCGCCTCGTCGGGTGCGCTCGCCTCGAGCACCTCGACGCCGTTCGCTGTGGCCTCTCTGTCGCTTGCCTTCGCGAGCCCGTCGTCACGTCACGACCAGGTCGTCACCGCCTTCCCGGACATCGTCACCGGACAGGTAGAAGGCGACTTCAACGGCGACGGCAATCGCGACATCGCCATCGTCTCCACCGGCTACGGCAGCAGCGGGTCAACGGTATCGATTCTGCTCGGCGACGGGACGGGACAGCTCTCGACGCCCGTCCCCGTTGCCTTCACCGCCAACAGCCTGAGCCTCGATCTTGCCATGGCCGACGTGAACGGCGACGGTCGTCTCGACCTCATCTCCACGCAGATCCTTCAAGCCGGGAACCCCGCTGTAGGCAACGTGCAGATTCTCATCGGCAACGGCGATGGCACCTTTCAAGCCCCCGCCAACCACTTCGTCGGGGGCAGCCCTACCGGGGTGACGACGGGGCACTTCCACAGCAATCAAAGCCTCGACATCGCTGTCTCGCTCTACAACGGCGGCTTCGGAACCGCACTCGGTGCCCTGGCAACCCTCATCGGCGACGGTACGGGAAGCTTCGGTGCGCCGACCTACACGGGCCAGCCCGCGGATGTCGGATACATCACGGCGGGTGACTTCACCGGAGACGGGCACGAAGACCTGGCGTTGACGTATGCCCCGGGCAGCTCTGGAACGATTCAGCTCTACCCCGGCAACGGCGACGGCACATTTGCCGCACCCGTCAATACGACGCTGCCCACCATCAAGAGCTACCGCCTGATTCCGATTCGACTCAACAGCGGCCCCAATCTCGATCTGCTCTCGGTCGACGGCAACGGCAGCCTATATGCGCTCCTTGGAAACGGGAATGGCACCTTCGTGGTTCCTCCCGCGCTGCCCGTAGGCCTGAACTCGTACGGGGTCGGAGCAGGCGACCTGACAGGCGACGGTCGAGCAGATGTGGTGGGTGTGAGCTACAGCCCCCTGACCCGCCTGTCGATTCTGATCAACAACGGCGACGGCACGCTTGCACCTGCCATCGAGTCGGCTATCGGAGGTGGCGGACAATCGATTGCGACTCAGCCTGCAGTAGGCGACCTCACGCACGACGGGAAAGCCGATGTCGTCGTCACGCACATGAACGTCCTGTCGGTGCTCACGGGCAACGGTGACGGCACCTTCGTTCAACCGCCGCAGGTGCCGGCCGTGGCTCAGGTGGTGGCAAGCGCGCTCGTCGACGCTGACGGCGACAACCATCCAGACCTGCTCACGGTGGGGGATGGCGGCGCCTTCGGCTTCTCGCACGGCAACGGTGACGGCACCTTCACATCCCTCTCGAGCACGACGATTGCCCCGAGCGCGACAAGCCTTGCTGTAGGCGACCTCAACCACGACGGCAGACCCGATGCGGTGGTGACGTCAAGCCAGAGCACCATCAACGTGCTGCTCAACGCCGGTGGCGGCAGCTTTCAGCCGCAGACCGTTCATTCGAAATACACCGCTTCGAGCGCGGTGCTGGCCGACGTCAACCACGACGGCAACCTCGACATCATCGCGTCGACCGCGGCTGCCGCGAACGGTGGCAGCGAGATCATGGTCATGCCAGGCGACGGCCGAGGTGGCTTCGCCAGCACGCCTATCGAAACCCCCACAGCCTCCGGCCCATCAGTCGCCGCCGTGGGCGACCTCGACGGTGACGGCAACCTCGACGTTGCGGTGGCCAGCTACGGCACGAACACGGTGCAGGTTCTCTTCGGCAACGGCGACGGCACGTTCACCGCACCGCTCAATCTCAACGCGAGCAGCCCCTCTGGGGTCATCGTGGGCGACTTCAACGGCGACGGCCACCCCGACCTCGCCGTGACCCAGACCAACACGTCTGCGGGAAGCGTGGCCATCATGCTGGGCAACGGCAATGCGCGCACCTTCGCCCTCGCCCTCACGCCTGTGGCCACGGGCGTCAACGCCGTGGGCGGAGTCGCCATCGACCTGAACGCCGACGGCACGCTCGATCTGGTCATCGGCTCACAGACCGGTTCTGACGTGGTGGTGCTCATCGGCAATGGCGACGGCACCTTCGCGGGGGCCACGCTGATCGCCACCAACGCGCCGAGCGGCCTTCCCGCGGTGGCCGACGTCAACGGCGACGGCAAGCTCGACATCGTGAGCCCCGACCTCACCCAGGCTACGGTGACGGTGAACCTTCACCGGTAGCACTGATCTCGATAACCGCCATGTCGCGTAGCCCGCGCAGGCGGTTGATGAGGTCGATGAGCGTCTTCATCACGCCGTACTTCTGCTTGACCGCGCGATTCACCGGTTCGAGAAGCGATGCGTCTGCGACGACAGCGTGTGCGCTCACCGCGGTACCCGTGACGCGGCCTGCAGCCGTGCAGGGCGCCAGCGTGACCCGCCCGTTGTTGCGGATGCGCTTCACTTTTGCGCTCTGTGCTCCGGTGCGCATGTAGATGCGCTCGCCCTCGACCACGAACCACATGGGCGTGGCCACCTCACGACCGTCGCGACGGCGGGTGACGAGGCTGAGATACTTCTCTTGGCGGAGCGCGGTGAACGGGCCGCTTGTAGCGACGATGCCGCGCTCGCGGGACGAACGACCGGACGATGGATCGATCATGCTCACGACGGGGGCAGGCTCCTCTACTTTTCTGCGTCTTGCCACGCCTGGCTTGCAGATCCCTCCACCTTCCTTCAAGATCTGTTCAACCCCGTGACGTAGCCTGTCGACCATGGAAACCACGAATTCGATGTTCTCTCGGGGATACGCGCTGCGTGAGCGCCTCCCGCTGAAGGCCGGCCTGCGCTCCGATCTGGCCACTGCGGGCCGCTATCGAATCGAGGTCGACGGACGTGCGAACGATGTCGACCTCTTGATGCATGACGGCTTCGTCGACCCGATCACCGCCGCCGACACCTTCAGCTTCAGCCACATCCGTCCCGAATCGCTGCGCGCGCTCCGCAAAGAACCAGCGTCACTGCTCACACAAGACGACTATGCTGTGCCCATCTCCCTGCGACGCCAGGTTCCCGGCGAGGAGACGGGGGCAGATGCCCGTGGTAATGGAGCCCGCGCCGAGACGAGAACACTACCGTGAGCTGACCACCGCCACCGGACACGGCGCCTTGGCAAGCAGCGCCTCGACGCGACGTCCGAAGAATGCGCGCCCGCTGATGGGACGCAGATTGCTGCCCACCACCACGAGATCGATGGCGTGGGCTTCGATGAACTCGATGATGGCCTGCTCCGACGTGCGCCCGACGAGCACGCGGGTGTCGACCTGGGCGCCGAAGCCACGGCCGAGATCGGCCTGGCCGTCGATGATCTCCTGGGCGATGTCGACGAGGTTGCGCATCTGCTCCTCGGTCATCATCTCCTCCGGCGAGGTGGTCACCACATAGACGATGGTCACGAGCGCCTCGAGGTGCGCCGCAACGCTGCACGCCACCTCGACGGCGTGACGGCTGTACTCGGTGCCGATGGTGGGCACCAGCACGTGACGAAGGGGCGTCTCGACCGCGCTGTCGCTCCCTCGCACCACGACCGTGGCGCAAGGCGCCTCCTGAACGACCCGGTCGACGATGGAGTTGAACAGCGCGCCAGAACCCCGCTCATCACGCGTGGCGCCCAGTACGAGCAGCTGATAGCCACGTCGCGCCTCGGCCAGAATGATGTCGGCCACGTTTCTGCCCTTCACCGTCCGGCTCTTCACGCCGCGTGCGTCGACATTGCGTGACACCGCATCGACCGCCTGGCTCGCGTCCGTGCCGTCATCGCCCGTCTCGGCATAGAGCGCCGTGACCTCGAGGGGAACGCGATGCCCCAGGTGGCTCACCAGCTGCGCGCCCAGCTGAACATTCTCGCCACCGCGACTGGGAACGAGCACGCGATGCAGGTTGCGCACGAAGCTGAACCGCGCCTGTTCCTCGGCCTTCAGGCGTGCGGCTTCCTCATCCCCCATGGTCACGTGCGCAAGCATGATTCGCAGCAGCGGCGGGGCGATGAGCGACGTGACGATGGCCACCACCACGATGATGCTGTACATGTCCTGCGTGAGCACGCCCGCTGACAGACCGATGGTGGCCACGATGATCTCCATGGCGCCTCGCGCGTTCATGGCCGACCCGAGAGCCAGCGCCTCCCAGTGAGACAAACGCCCGAGACGCGCTCCGATGTAGACCCCCACGAACTTTCCGATGCACGCGATGGCGAGCACCAGCAGGCAGACCCCGAACACCCGCGGCTCCGTCAGCTTGATGAGGTTGACCTTGAGACCCGCGGCCCCGAAGAAGACGGGGGCAAAGAAGCCCGCGGTGATGATCTCGAGGGCATGACCGGCCTCGCGACTGAATCGCGGAGCCTGCCCCACCAGAATGCCCGCTGTGAACGCCCCGAGAACCGGCTCGATGCCCATGGCCGCCGTGAGGGCGGCGCCCAGCAGCGATACCACAAGCAGCGTCGTGAGCGAGGCGTTGTGCCCCCCGAAGGTATTGTCGACCCACAGCAGCAGGCGTGACATGAGCGGGCGGCCCACGGTGAGCGCCAGGGTGACGAACACCACAGCACCCGCCATGGCAAGCAGGGGGCGCTGCGCCGAGAAGGTTCCCGACGCCAGGGCGGTCACCATCGACAGCAGCACCCAGCCCACCGTATCGTCGGTCATGCCCGCGGCGAGAACGATCTGTCCGATGTCTCGGCGCACAAGCCCCATGTCAGCCAGCACCTTGGCAATGACGGGAACCGCGGTGATGCTCATGGCCGTGGCGATGAACAAGCTGAAGACGAAGCGCTTGTCCGGCGCGACCAGGAAGCTGTCGGGCAGCACCTGCCCCAGGGCATATCCGGTCACGAATGTCACCGTGATGCCGCAGCTGGAGATGAGCAAGGCCTTGCGCCCCTTGCTCACGATGAGGTTGAGATCGGTTTCCAGACCGGTCACGATGAGCAGGAAGAGCACGCCGAGCCAGGTTGCCACAGCCAGCAGATCGGCCTGCAGCTGCACCCGCGGGAAGAGGGCGGCCTGCAGGTCTGGAAAGAGCAGCCCGAAGAACGACGGTCCTAGCAATACCCCCGCCAAGAGCTCGCCTACCACGGGCGACTGCCGCAGCTTGCGGGCGGCCTCGCCCAACAAGCGGCTGACCAGCACGAGAATCGACAGCTGGATCAGAAGAATCAGAAGCTCATGATGTCCAAGTGGACGAAGAAGAGGCGGCGGCACGTTCAGAGGTACCGCCGACCCGTGAAGAATCGATTCAGGATATCAACGAACCTGATCGAGGGGAACCGACGGCTTGTAGACAAACGGGTGCGATGGCACCACGTTCCAGAGCGACGTGTCGTCAACGGCCTGGTAGCTCAAGCCGGCGCCAGCCCCCTTCACGCGCCCCTCCTCAACCACCATGTACTGGGGCGGAGCCGCCTGCTGCGAGGCCTGGTACTCTTCGAAGGCCTTGAAGCCGTTCCAGGTCGACAGCGCCATGCCCGCCATCGCGAGGGGAGGGAACACGGCACCGAAGGTCGCCGCAAAGCTCGTGACCAGGGAGTTCTTGAAGTACTGCGCGGCCTTTGACTTGTGTGCCGCCTGCTGCGTCGCGGTGTCAGCAAGGGCCACCTTCTGCACGTTCACCGAGCCGTTCTTGTCGGTGGGGATGCGACCCGCGGCGATTGCCTGACCGACCTCTGAGAGCGTGGTGTACGAAGCGCCGTTGGCCGTCCAGTAGGCGGCGGGACCTGGACCGGGCGCCTGGGGCTGGGGAGAGGTGGAAGGCTGCTGGGGGGTGGGGGCGCTCTGAGGGGCGCCGGGAATCGGGGGAGTGGCAAAGCCCACGGAATTCAACATGCGTTTCTATCTCCTGATCTGCGTTGTACTTCTCTCAAGACAATCAGGCTCCCTGTACAGGGGGACCACGTTAACGAATTGTTGCCGGAATGTACCGTGCTCGCGCATCCGACTGTTCACATCGCTGTCACATGTCGATGCGTGGGCTGCGCTATCATGTGGCCATGCAGCGTGTCAGTGGAAATCTCGGAGGGTCCCCCGCCCAGACGCAGTTCTGGGGGTGGCGCGGCCATGCCATGATCAATCGGGAGGCCGCAAGAGAGCTGCCCACCGATATGCCCGCTTTCTTCCGTGGTGGCGGCGACAGCCTCGAAGCCCTGGCCAGCCAGCCCGATCGCTGGAAGCTGCGGGGGCTCCCCAACCTCGACGTCGACAACCGACCCGATCACTATCTGAACCTCGAGCGCCTGGGTGGGCGCGCCCTTCCTTCAGAGCGCTACTCGTACGTTGCCATGGTGGCAGACAACCACCTGCAGCCCACGGGTCAACCGCCCTACAGCCTCGGTCTTCTTCCCTACGCGATTGCCGAAGGCACCGAGAAGCTCACGGCCGAGTTCGCTCTCTGGCGCCACGAGACCCAGGCCAACGGCTTCGACACCCCCCTGGCCCACCAGCTCGAGCAGAATGCCATCTACACCGCGGGTGTGCTCGGCCACTTCGTGGCCGACGCTTCGCAGCCGCTGCACGTCACCGCCCACCACGATGGCTGGAACACCCAGGTCGAAGCCAACCCCAACGGGTTCTCGACCCAGCCCGGGATACACTCACGCTTCGAGTCACAGTTCGTTGAGGCCGCAGTCACACCCGGCGCGGTCGACGCGCTGCTCAAACCGCCCGCAGAGCTCAAGGGCACCGCGCTCGAAGTCGCCGATACCTACTGCCGCGAGACGAATGGCAAGGTGAAGAAGCTCTACACCCTCGACAAGCAAGGCAGGCTCGACCCGTCAAAGCCCTCTGCGGAAGGTCGCGCATTCGCCGTAGCGTGCGTGGCGAGCGGTGCCCAGATGCTGCGCAATCTCTGGTACACCGCATGGACGCGCAGCGAGGCACTGGAAGCCTCGATGCCCGAATCGAGCGGCACCCCGGACCCCCAGCTCACA encodes:
- a CDS encoding PPOX class F420-dependent oxidoreductase — translated: MIDPSSGRSSRERGIVATSGPFTALRQEKYLSLVTRRRDGREVATPMWFVVEGERIYMRTGAQSAKVKRIRNNGRVTLAPCTAAGRVTGTAVSAHAVVADASLLEPVNRAVKQKYGVMKTLIDLINRLRGLRDMAVIEISATGEGSPSP
- a CDS encoding nuclease, whose translation is MSMRGLRYHVAMQRVSGNLGGSPAQTQFWGWRGHAMINREAARELPTDMPAFFRGGGDSLEALASQPDRWKLRGLPNLDVDNRPDHYLNLERLGGRALPSERYSYVAMVADNHLQPTGQPPYSLGLLPYAIAEGTEKLTAEFALWRHETQANGFDTPLAHQLEQNAIYTAGVLGHFVADASQPLHVTAHHDGWNTQVEANPNGFSTQPGIHSRFESQFVEAAVTPGAVDALLKPPAELKGTALEVADTYCRETNGKVKKLYTLDKQGRLDPSKPSAEGRAFAVACVASGAQMLRNLWYTAWTRSEALEASMPESSGTPDPQLTPA
- a CDS encoding sodium:proton antiporter produces the protein MLHGSAVPLNVPPPLLRPLGHHELLILLIQLSILVLVSRLLGEAARKLRQSPVVGELLAGVLLGPSFFGLLFPDLQAALFPRVQLQADLLAVATWLGVLFLLIVTGLETDLNLIVSKGRKALLISSCGITVTFVTGYALGQVLPDSFLVAPDKRFVFSLFIATAMSITAVPVIAKVLADMGLVRRDIGQIVLAAGMTDDTVGWVLLSMVTALASGTFSAQRPLLAMAGAVVFVTLALTVGRPLMSRLLLWVDNTFGGHNASLTTLLVVSLLGAALTAAMGIEPVLGAFTAGILVGQAPRFSREAGHALEIITAGFFAPVFFGAAGLKVNLIKLTEPRVFGVCLLVLAIACIGKFVGVYIGARLGRLSHWEALALGSAMNARGAMEIIVATIGLSAGVLTQDMYSIIVVVAIVTSLIAPPLLRIMLAHVTMGDEEAARLKAEEQARFSFVRNLHRVLVPSRGGENVQLGAQLVSHLGHRVPLEVTALYAETGDDGTDASQAVDAVSRNVDARGVKSRTVKGRNVADIILAEARRGYQLLVLGATRDERGSGALFNSIVDRVVQEAPCATVVVRGSDSAVETPLRHVLVPTIGTEYSRHAVEVACSVAAHLEALVTIVYVVTTSPEEMMTEEQMRNLVDIAQEIIDGQADLGRGFGAQVDTRVLVGRTSEQAIIEFIEAHAIDLVVVGSNLRPISGRAFFGRRVEALLAKAPCPVAVVSSR
- a CDS encoding VCBS repeat-containing protein; this translates as MPDSPRTQEHRPNARFWRRPRPTQVISVVALLLCGLLAGCGAGGALGGFTATALVPWLVVMSLTGFLVGCGSNAGSSSSGSPLTEASALRGVALRFLTSPAKATASHTEALTPLTPAPQVAVIDSAGRIVTASSEAITVTLGDNPGGAVLSGTTTVNAVNGIATFTDLRISRAAVGYTLIASSGALASSTSTPFAVASLSLAFASPSSRHDQVVTAFPDIVTGQVEGDFNGDGNRDIAIVSTGYGSSGSTVSILLGDGTGQLSTPVPVAFTANSLSLDLAMADVNGDGRLDLISTQILQAGNPAVGNVQILIGNGDGTFQAPANHFVGGSPTGVTTGHFHSNQSLDIAVSLYNGGFGTALGALATLIGDGTGSFGAPTYTGQPADVGYITAGDFTGDGHEDLALTYAPGSSGTIQLYPGNGDGTFAAPVNTTLPTIKSYRLIPIRLNSGPNLDLLSVDGNGSLYALLGNGNGTFVVPPALPVGLNSYGVGAGDLTGDGRADVVGVSYSPLTRLSILINNGDGTLAPAIESAIGGGGQSIATQPAVGDLTHDGKADVVVTHMNVLSVLTGNGDGTFVQPPQVPAVAQVVASALVDADGDNHPDLLTVGDGGAFGFSHGNGDGTFTSLSSTTIAPSATSLAVGDLNHDGRPDAVVTSSQSTINVLLNAGGGSFQPQTVHSKYTASSAVLADVNHDGNLDIIASTAAAANGGSEIMVMPGDGRGGFASTPIETPTASGPSVAAVGDLDGDGNLDVAVASYGTNTVQVLFGNGDGTFTAPLNLNASSPSGVIVGDFNGDGHPDLAVTQTNTSAGSVAIMLGNGNARTFALALTPVATGVNAVGGVAIDLNADGTLDLVIGSQTGSDVVVLIGNGDGTFAGATLIATNAPSGLPAVADVNGDGKLDIVSPDLTQATVTVNLHR
- a CDS encoding cytochrome P450: QHPDARAGLLTHPEKIEGAVEEILRYDSPSQIVSRYAAESLEIGGRTIEAGQVLNLCVGAANRDEERFPEPDRFDIDRADNRHLSFGRGIHTCLGAFLARQEACIAIAEVLRRWPRAVLLEVPQRTPTVGFRRLRSLRVGLDGPSASAGGTRVRLARIDDMAFVRDLAAQSVPFGIPPGRDALGDEVSAHVRNSYADLEQTFNQSPDFVILIAEESGERLGYIMLDFAQVEAATGERQCFIVDLAVRRDAWGRGTTHRLIEKSAQMTRARGLKYLVGHVSANNRRTLDLALGDLDFTVERMQIVKRCD